The genomic interval GAGATGAAAGCGCAGGCCAGCCTCCAGGTTGGCGACCGGCCGGCCACGTAGCCGACGCATGGCAATCCGACACAAGGGAGAATGTGATCATTTCCGAAGTCATCGATTTTGTTGGTCATGCTATCGAAGGAATGACCGTATGGCGTTATCTGTTTTCGCCCGCCTACCGCGCCACCGTGCACGAGCGATGGCGTGACGAATCCCGTTTTGACATCGGAATGGAAGTCCTCAACTTCGCTCTGAGTTTCATCTTTGTTAGCCTTCAGTTGCCGACGTCCTCTTCGCGGAACTCGAGACCCGTGCCCGGGGCCGTGTCGCGCGTGGATTCCTCCTTGCGCAGCTCGACGCGGCGGATCTTGCCCGAAATGGTCTTCGGCAGTTCGCGGAACTCGATGCGGCGGATGCGCTTGTAGGGCGCGAGGCGCTCGCGGGCAAAGGCGAAGATTTCGCGCGCCAGTTCGCGGCTCGGTTCGACACCCGGGCGCAGCGTGATGAAAGCCTTCGGGACCGACAGGCGCAGCGGGTCCGGGCTGGGTACGATCGCCGCTTCCATTACCATCTCGTGCTCGACCAGCACGCTCTCGAGCTCGAACGGACTGATGCGGTAGTCGGACGACTTGAAAACATCGTCGTTGCGGCCGACGTAGAAGTAATAGCCGTCCTCGTCGACGGTGGCGGTGTCGCCGGTGTGGTAGAAGCCGGCGCGCATCACGTCCGCCGTTTTTTCCTCGTCGCCCTCGTAGGCCAGCATCAGGCCGAGCGGACGGGGTTCGAGCTTCACCGAGATCTCGCCTTCGCTGGCCGGCTGGTCGTCGCCATCGAGCAGCGTGACCGTATAGCCCGGCAGCGGACGGCCCATCGAGCCGGGTTTCAGGAGCTGGCCCGGCGGATTGCCGATCTGGGCCGTGGTTTCGGACTGGCCGAAACCGTCGCGGATGCGGATGCCCCAGGCGCGTTCGACCTGTTCGATCACTTCGGGGTTGAGCGGCTCGCCAGCGCCCACCAGTTCGCGCAGCGGCGGCTTCCATTGCGACAGGTCTTCCTTGATCAGCATGCGCCAGACCGTCGGCGGCGCGCACAGCGAGGTCACGCCGCAGCGCTGCACGGTTTCCAGCGCCGCCTTGGCGGAAAAGCGCTCGTAGTTGTAGACGAAAATGGTGGCGCCCGCGTTCCAGGGCGCGAAGAAGCAGCTCCAGGCATGCTTGGCCCAGCCGGGCGAGCTGATGTTCCAGTGGACATCGCCCTTTTGCAGGCCGATCCAGTACATGGTCGACAGGTGGCCGACCGGATAGCTCTGCTGGCTGTGCAGCACCAGCTTCGGCTTGGCCGTGGTGCCGGAGGTGAAGTACAGCAGCAGCGGGTCGGTGGCGCGCGACTCGCCTTTCGGGGTGAAAACGCTCAGCACGCTGCGTGCTTTCTCGAAATCGTGCCAGCCCTCGAGCGCGCCGCCGACGGCGATGCGCGTGAAATTGCCCGTCACACCTTCGAACTTGTGCGCCTCCGACACCTGCGCGATCACGTGGCGCACACGTCCGCGGTCCATGCGGTCCTGCAGGTCGGCGGTCGAGACCAGCATGGTGGTGGGCACCAGCACGGCGCCGAGCTTGATCCCGGCCAGCATGATTTCCCACAGCTCGACCCGGTTCGGCAGCATCAGGAGCACGCGGTCGCCGCGCTCGACCCCGCACTGCTGCAGGTACTGGGCTACCTGGTTCGAGCGCGCCGCCATGTCGGCGAACGAGATCTTCTGCTCGCGCCCGTCTTCCTCGACCACCCACAGCGCGGGCGCGTGGTTGTCCTTCGCTTCGACGTCGAAGAAGTCGAGTCCCCAGTTGAAGGCATCGAGCTTCGGTGCCTGGTAGTCGCGGTAGGCGATGTCGTAATCAAGACGGTGCTGCTGCAGGAAGTCGCGCGCCTGCGCGAAACGCTGATACGGGGTCATGGTGTCTCCTGTGCGCTGATGACGGTGGCCAGGCGCGGCGCGCCGATGGCGTGACCGCAGCCCGATCCCTGTGTGTTGTCTGTTTGCGCACATTGTGCCACGGCTTGGCCGTGGCGACGGGCGATTCGCGTGGCGTCTATTGCGGTCCGCCGCTGGCGAGGCTGCAGGTAAAGGCATACGGTGTCGTCGTCGGGATCGCCTTGCCGTTGCGCACATCGATCAGGCCCTTCGTGATCAGGTATTGCCCGTCCGCCCCCGCCCTGCCCAGCACGACGCCAGGCATCCTCGTTTTCACATCCTTGCCCAAGCGGATGCCGGCAGCGGCGAGCGCGTCGGTGAATTCCTCCAGGCGGGCGTTGCAGATTTCGCCCTGGATCACCATCGCGCCGAAGCCGCCCATCATGCTGACGTTCTTCAAGCATGCCTTGCCCAGGGTGACCGGTCCGGACAACCGCAGGCCTTCGTCGCGCGGCAGCTTCCGGGCGGCCCCGTTCAGCCAGTCGGTTGCCGCGCCGCGCCCGGCGCCGGCGGCAGCCGTGTCGCAGGAGAGGAGGCGCAGCTTTTTCCTCGTCGAGCGAGGCGTGGGCCGCGCTTGCAAACGACAGGCCGCACAAGAGAAGTGGAGCAAAAAGTGCTTCATGGTGTCCTGTAAAACGATGTGATGACCCGATCCCGCACCGGACGCGGGGCGGTCCGCAAGCGCGTCAGGTTGGCCGCCGCAGCGGCACCGCGAACTCTCCCTCGGGCTGCATCATGTCGATCACGCGGCAGTCGCCGCACATGCGCAGGCGGTCGAGGTTGCCGGCAAAGGCGCTATGGCTGGACAGGCGCGAGAGCATGTTCTCGACCATGTGCAGTGTACCGAAGGGTTTGCTGCAGCGGATGCAGTGGAAGGGCTGGGATTCGTTCAGGGTGCGGGTTTCCTTGCGCGCCGCACCAAACACCATGCGCGGCACCAGGGTGATGGCGTTTTCCGGGCAGGTATTCGCGCACAGGCCGCATTGCACGCAGTTCTGCTCGACGAAGCGCAGGCGCGGCAGGTCAGGCGTATCCATCACGGCCGAGGACGGGCAGACGCCGACGCAGGCCATGCACAGGCTGCACGACTGGGTATTCACGGCGATCGCACCGAAAGGCGCGCCGGCGGGCAGCGCCACCGCCTCGACCGCCTGCGGCGCGTGGCGGTACAAATGGTCGAGCGCGTAGTCGAGCGTGTTGCGCTTGTCTGGGCCAGGTTGAAGGTGGCCATCTCGGCCGGGGCCTGCCCGCGTGGCGCGTGCTGCAAGGCCAGGCCCAGTTCCTCCGGCGTGGCCACTTGCAGGAACTGGAAATGCGGGCCGGCATAGCCAAGGCCTTCCAGCACTGTCTGGGCGACTTCCATCTGGCGCGCAATCGCGCCTGCGTATTGCGGCGCCTCGGCGCCCGTCATCAGGACCGTGACGCCGGCCGCGCCATAGCTGAGTGCCGCCAGCCAGACGTCGATGCCGGTCGAGGCCGTGTGGTGCAGCGCCATCGGAATCACGCGGCCCGGCACGCCATGGGCCGGGTCGCTTTGGACCGCCTCGATCAGCGGCGCGCCGCCTTCGCTGTGCAGCAGCAATACCGGATCCTGGCCGCCCGCATCGACATAGGCGCGCAGCGCCGCCTTGATGCGGCTGCCAGTGTGCGCGGCCGAGGGGAAGTTGTAGCCGAGGGCGCCGGTCGGCAGACCGTGGTGCAGGCGCCGCAGCCGGCGCACAGATAGGGGTTGACCTTGATGCGGTCGCCGTTGCCGGATATCGCCTTGGCCGAGCAGATCTCGACGCAGGCGTTGCAGCCGACGCGCTCGTTGCGGCTGTGGGCGCACAGCCGCTCCTTGTAGCTGAAATACTTCGGCTTTTCGAAGTCGCCGATCATGTCCAGCAGTTCGCTCGCCGCCGCGCGCCGCGCCGCTTCATCCGGACCCGGGGCGTAATAGCCGTGCGGATGCTGGTGCGACGAAATGAGCGGGCTCGGACAGAGGTCGAGCACGAGGTCGAAGCTGGCCTGCTGGGCCGCCTGGCCGGGGGCCTGCCAGCGTGCCTCGAAGGCGCCGAGCCAACCGGCTACGGCAATCGCACGGGCATGCAGCACCGGATAGGCCCGCGCCGCGAGTTCACCCTCGCCATCGAGCAGCACGGCTGTCACCGGCAGGCTGGCCGCCAGCAGGTCGGCCCGGGGCAAGGCTTGAACGGCAGTACCGACGACAAGCAGGCGCCCGCTCGACCGGTAAGTGACGGAGGCGGACGCTTCGGCCGGAGCGATGGCGTCGGCGGCGAGGATGGCGGCCGTCTTGGCGAGGGCATTGCGGCGCTCCTGCAGCGGATCGCCGGCCTGCCCATCCAGAATCGAATGTTCATGCTTGACCTTGGAGATGTTGCGGGTGCGGCCCGGCCGGAATGGCGGCGGCACCGGGCACGGCCGGCGTACCGGTGCTGTGCTCCACCGGAGGTGTACGCGTCCACGGCAATTTCCGTCGCCGGGTTGAGCTGCAACGCAGAAACATATTCCACGTGGGTGTGGGCATCCGTCAGGGCGCTCCGGTCGGCGTCGGATGCGGCAACCGGTATGGGAATCGTGGCGCCCGGCGTGGAGGCGGCGTCGCTGTCCGATAGCGCATCGGGAGCGCCGGCGGGTGGCGCGTCAGCGGCGGATACGGCCGGCGTATCCGCCGGGCCAGGAGGCATTGCCATCGGCGCCCCGATGCCCTCCTCCGGTTCGCGCGGATCCGGCATGCGCAGGGCACTGCGCGCATGGTCGAGCGACGCGAGCATGGCTGCCGAGACGGGAGACGGGATGTTGTAGTCGTCCATGTACATGTCGAGCCCGTCCATCACCTTGAAGTGCGGGTCGGCAAACAGCTTTTTGAGCGCCAGGCGCTGCACCGACTTGTCGACGCCCTGGCTGACGAACGCCGAGAAATCGGATTCGGGCGTGAGACGCGCCGCATCTTCCAGCGTGGGGGCGGGAGCGTCGGGCACCGGGGCGCCAGCAACGGCAACAGCTGGCGACGCGGCGTGCGGGATCGGTGGCCGCGTTGCGGCGGGAGCGCGAGCCGACGCCGGCAGGGACGCAGCCGTCCCTGCCGTATCGAGCGTCCGTCCCGGCTCGCCATCATCGCCGCCGGTCGCTTTCAGCCGCGACCAGCGCTTGAAAAATCCTTCCGCGGGCATGGGCGCTCCTATCCGTGCTGGCGGCCGCGGCGCGGCTTGGGCTGGTAGTGCTCGCGCAGGTAGCCGGCCAGCCAGGCATAGATTTCGGCCGGCATGGTGACGCCGTCGGCCGATTCGCCGGAATCGAACATGCGCGTGCCCTCGACATAGCTGACGGACGCGCGCACCGGCATGGCTCGCCCCTCCTCCATCCGCCACAGGACGAACACTTTCGATTCGGGCGCCATGCAGTTCTCGTAATAGCCCTCGTGTTCGTCCGTGTAGAGCTCGAGTTCGAGCCCGGAGACGAGGTAATAGTCGCGCTCCGAACTTTCGCCGAGCACCTGCAGCGGCGCCAGGTTGCCGCGGTCGGGCACGACGCCGACCGCAGCCCAGGCTTCGTCGGCCCAGCGGTGGGCGACGGCGCGGCGCTGCATGATCACCGCGATCGGCATGCTGGCCATCTTCATCGGCTTTTCGCGTTGTCCGCGTTCCCTTTGTCGACCGCCGGCGAGGCGCCCTTCGGCACCGCCTTCGTCGGGCCCTTCTTGACGTCGTCGCTCGGCGCCGCCGTGCCCATCTTTTCGCTCTTGATCGGCACGTTGGCCGCGTTCAGCGCCTCGGGGCTGCGCGGCGCGGCGCCACGGCCGGGCGCCGCTGCCGAGGTTCCAGGCGCGGCACCGGCCGGAGCCGCCGCGCGCACGCCGGCCGAAGGCGGCGTTACGCCGGGGGCAGCAGGCCGCTCGCCGCCGCAACGCCGGCCGGCGTGCCGGGTGTCGCCACGACCGGCGCCGCGCTGCCGGGTTGCGTCACGGCGTTGGCTGGGACGGCTTGTCCCGGCGCGCCGGACAGCGCGCCCGGAACGCCGGGCGTTGCCACCGCCGGGGCCACGATGGCCACCGGCGCGTTCACCTTCCAGCCCTGGCCAGCTGCGCGGCTGCGCCAGCGCGCACTGACCGCATCCATCGATGCAGCCAGCGCTTCCCTTTTCCTTGGCGGCCCTGGCATCGGCCTCGGCTTTCTTGGCGGCCGCGGCCTGCTGCTGGGCCGGCGTCAGGGGCGGCTTGGGCAGCGCCGCCGACGCCGGCAGCGTGGCGCCCGGCCCCGGGGCCAGGCAGGCCGCCAGCGCACTCAGCGCCAGGTGCGTGCGTTTCATCATTTGTTCCCCATCTTGTCGGAGGCCGCCGGTCCCTGCGGCGCCGCGTTGCTGGCCGATCCGGCGTTCTGGTCCTGGACCGACGGTCCGGCGGGTTTGCCCATGTCGCCCGGCTGGGTCTGGGTACCGGGCATGGCGCCGGACGGCGGCGTTACGCCAGAGTTCGGACCCTGGCCGGTCTCGCGGGTGGTGCCACCGAGTTCAGCGCCTGAAGTCGTGCCGCCCGAGCCTCCGGCGATACCGGGCGTGCCGCCGGCATAGGTCGCGTCGGTGACGGGCTTGGCGCTGCGGGCGATGATCTCGCCGCTGGTGCCGCCACCGGCCGTCACCTGGCCGGGAAACCTGGTCTGGATGACGCCATCGCTGGCCGGCGCCGTGTTGCGGTTGCAACCTGCCCCCAGCAGGAGCGAGGCCAGCGCGCCGGCGATCAGGAAAGGTATTCGTTTCATCGCATCCTCGAAAACAGCGTCAGTGTGCGGGCCCTGGCCGGGGCGCAGGTGGGGGCGTGCGGGGTGCGTCCGCCGGCGCCGCCGCCGGTGCAGCACCCGACTTCACCTCGTCGTACCAGAGCGAATGGTGCGCCTTGGCCCAGTTTTCGTCGACAGTGCCGTGCCGCATCGCCTCGTAGGCGCCCGGCGTGCCCCAGGTGCCGATATAGCTGTGGCCCATGGCCGCCACGATGTAGAAGGCGGCGCCGGCAAGGTGGAAGTAGTTCGCCATCTGCAGGATGTAGCGGGTCTGGCCGAAGTTGACGAAGTTCAGCACCAGGCCGGTGATCGACATCACCAGGCCGAGCAGGGTCACGCCCAGCCAGAACCAGGTCTTTTCGCCCGCGTTGAAGTACCCGGCCGGCACGTGCTTGTGCGATACCAGTCCCCCGCCCTGCTTGACCCATTGCCAGTCGTTTCGATTGAAGAAATTACGGCGCAGGAAGGTGATGAACATCAGGATGGAGCACAGGACGAACAAAGGCCCGATGAAGTTGTGCACGTATTTCGAGATATAGGCGACACCCGAGAAAAAGCCATGCCCCATCCAGGGCAGCAGCACCTTCTTGCCGAAGGTAATGATCAGCCCGGAAACGGCCAGCAGGATGAAGCTGATGGCGGTTGCCCAGTGTATCTGGCGGTCCCATTTGCTGAAGCGCTGTAGCTTGCGGCCCGAGGCCGGCACTTCTCGCGCCGGCCCGATCGTGTTGTAGAACAGGACGATCAACAGCGGCACGACGATCAGCAGGGTGCCGGCAATCGAGGCAATCGGGCCGTTGCGCAGCGTGCGCCAGGTATTGCCGCCACGCTGGACGATGACGTTGCCCTCGCTTGCGCCGTACTGGCCGAGGAAATGGCGATCGATGTGGACGCGCCCGGACTGCGACGAGGCCAGGCCAGGCTCGCGTGCGCGCGCGTCGCCCTCGACCTGCAGCATCGTCTGCTCTTCCGCATAGGCCGGCTCGGCGCGTTGATTGGGCACCGCGCCGAAAGCCGCCGGCAGCAGCAAGGCCATCAGCAACGCCAGCATGGCGCGCAGGGCAAACAGGTTCGCTCGCATAGGGGATGGCATGGGCGACTCCTCAGGGGTTGGCGCGGTTGTATTCGTTCTGCTTCTGGTTGCGGTTCTGGATCGTTGCCGACCAGGACAGGCGGTCGTTATGGAAGCGCGCCTGGTAATGGCGGTTGTCTTCCTTGCCGGCGTACTCGCCGCGGATCCATTCCGGATGCTGGTCCACTTCCAGGCAGCCGGCGAGCAGCAGCCCGAGGGCGATGGCGACCATGAGTTTCTTCATTGCGGGAACCTCCCGCCGCCGTTCTGGAAGTCGCCGGAATCCTGATTCTCGCGCGGCAGGTCGCCCTTGGCCTTGATCTCGCCGCCGCGTTTCGGGCGTCCATAGGCGATCTTCCAGCCCCACAGTTCCGGGCCGTAGCCGCGCGTTTCCACGCGCTGGCGGTAGATGTCGGCGATCAGGTCGGCCTCGCCGCCGAGCAGCGCCTTGGTGCCGCACATTTCGGCGCAGGCCGGCAGCTTGCCCTCGGCGATGCGGTTGCGGCCGTACTTCTCGAATTCGGCTTCCGAGGTATCCGGCTCGGGACCGCCGGCGCAGAAGGTGCACTTGTCCATCTTGCCGCGGTGGTTGAACAGGCCGCTGCCGGCAAACTGGGGGGCGCCGAAAGGACAGGCGTAATAGCAGTAGCCGCAGCCGATGCACTGGTCCTTGCTGTGCAGGACGATGCCGTCCTCGGTGTGGTAAATGCAGTTGGTCGGGCACACTGCCAGGCAGGGTGCGTCGGTGCAATGCATGCAGGCCACCGACACCGAGCGTTCGCCCGGCACGCCGTCGTTGATCGTCACCACGCGGCG from Massilia sp. Se16.2.3 carries:
- a CDS encoding 4Fe-4S dicluster domain-containing protein: MALPAGAPFGAIAVNTQSCSLCMACVGVCPSSAVMDTPDLPRLRFVEQNCVQCGLCANTCPENAITLVPRMVFGAARKETRTLNESQPFHCIRCSKPFGTLHMVENMLSRLSSHSAFAGNLDRLRMCGDCRVIDMMQPEGEFAVPLRRPT
- the fdh3B gene encoding formate dehydrogenase FDH3 subunit beta, whose translation is MAARMKFICDTERCIDCNGCVTACKNEHETPWGVNRRRVVTINDGVPGERSVSVACMHCTDAPCLAVCPTNCIYHTEDGIVLHSKDQCIGCGYCYYACPFGAPQFAGSGLFNHRGKMDKCTFCAGGPEPDTSEAEFEKYGRNRIAEGKLPACAEMCGTKALLGGEADLIADIYRQRVETRGYGPELWGWKIAYGRPKRGGEIKAKGDLPRENQDSGDFQNGGGRFPQ
- a CDS encoding DUF3305 domain-containing protein produces the protein MKMASMPIAVIMQRRAVAHRWADEAWAAVGVVPDRGNLAPLQVLGESSERDYYLVSGLELELYTDEHEGYYENCMAPESKVFVLWRMEEGRAMPVRASVSYVEGTRMFDSGESADGVTMPAEIYAWLAGYLREHYQPKPRRGRQHG
- a CDS encoding AMP-binding protein — translated: MTPYQRFAQARDFLQQHRLDYDIAYRDYQAPKLDAFNWGLDFFDVEAKDNHAPALWVVEEDGREQKISFADMAARSNQVAQYLQQCGVERGDRVLLMLPNRVELWEIMLAGIKLGAVLVPTTMLVSTADLQDRMDRGRVRHVIAQVSEAHKFEGVTGNFTRIAVGGALEGWHDFEKARSVLSVFTPKGESRATDPLLLYFTSGTTAKPKLVLHSQQSYPVGHLSTMYWIGLQKGDVHWNISSPGWAKHAWSCFFAPWNAGATIFVYNYERFSAKAALETVQRCGVTSLCAPPTVWRMLIKEDLSQWKPPLRELVGAGEPLNPEVIEQVERAWGIRIRDGFGQSETTAQIGNPPGQLLKPGSMGRPLPGYTVTLLDGDDQPASEGEISVKLEPRPLGLMLAYEGDEEKTADVMRAGFYHTGDTATVDEDGYYFYVGRNDDVFKSSDYRISPFELESVLVEHEMVMEAAIVPSPDPLRLSVPKAFITLRPGVEPSRELAREIFAFARERLAPYKRIRRIEFRELPKTISGKIRRVELRKEESTRDTAPGTGLEFREEDVGN
- a CDS encoding formate dehydrogenase subunit gamma; this encodes MPSPMRANLFALRAMLALLMALLLPAAFGAVPNQRAEPAYAEEQTMLQVEGDARAREPGLASSQSGRVHIDRHFLGQYGASEGNVIVQRGGNTWRTLRNGPIASIAGTLLIVVPLLIVLFYNTIGPAREVPASGRKLQRFSKWDRQIHWATAISFILLAVSGLIITFGKKVLLPWMGHGFFSGVAYISKYVHNFIGPLFVLCSILMFITFLRRNFFNRNDWQWVKQGGGLVSHKHVPAGYFNAGEKTWFWLGVTLLGLVMSITGLVLNFVNFGQTRYILQMANYFHLAGAAFYIVAAMGHSYIGTWGTPGAYEAMRHGTVDENWAKAHHSLWYDEVKSGAAPAAAPADAPRTPPPAPRPGPAH